From a region of the Deltaproteobacteria bacterium genome:
- a CDS encoding dihydropteroate synthase, whose protein sequence is MLLIGENLNVISTVIGKAFKEKNPGPIAEEAKRQKEKGMDWIDINLGPARKGGPELMEFVVKTVQEAIGDSPPLCLDTSNVEAMEAGLSVHQGKAIINSIMCRPERYEKMIPLAVKYKANMIALMWGPEGLPRDENERGALAAELIYAANEAGVPNEDIFVDGIVTPVNIQQPQALSLLAFQEMLPDMFPGVKSTCGLSNISNGPPDHLRPILNQTYMVMLERKGMYSCIADAYDDQLVAIARGKRPDVVEIIHKVMDGEAIDMGALTKELQGYVKTAKVILGESLYSDSWLEL, encoded by the coding sequence ATGTTATTGATTGGTGAAAATTTAAATGTCATCAGCACGGTGATCGGCAAGGCCTTTAAGGAAAAAAATCCGGGCCCCATTGCCGAAGAGGCCAAGCGCCAGAAGGAAAAGGGGATGGACTGGATCGACATCAACCTGGGCCCCGCCAGAAAGGGCGGACCCGAGTTGATGGAGTTCGTGGTCAAGACGGTGCAGGAAGCCATCGGGGATTCGCCCCCTCTCTGCCTCGATACCTCCAACGTCGAGGCCATGGAAGCGGGACTTTCGGTGCACCAGGGGAAGGCCATTATTAACTCCATCATGTGCCGGCCTGAACGATATGAAAAGATGATCCCTTTAGCAGTCAAGTACAAGGCCAACATGATCGCCCTCATGTGGGGACCGGAAGGCCTCCCCAGGGACGAAAACGAGCGGGGCGCCCTGGCTGCCGAGCTGATATACGCCGCCAATGAGGCCGGCGTGCCCAATGAAGACATCTTTGTGGACGGGATTGTGACCCCGGTGAATATCCAGCAGCCGCAGGCACTCAGCCTGCTCGCCTTTCAAGAGATGCTTCCGGATATGTTCCCCGGCGTCAAGTCCACCTGCGGACTCTCCAATATCTCCAACGGACCGCCGGATCATCTCAGGCCGATCCTCAATCAGACCTATATGGTCATGCTGGAGAGGAAGGGGATGTATTCCTGTATCGCCGATGCCTACGATGATCAGCTGGTGGCCATTGCCCGGGGAAAGCGACCCGACGTGGTGGAGATTATTCACAAGGTCATGGACGGCGAAGCCATCGATATGGGTGCCCTTACAAAGGAGTTGCAGGGCTATGTCAAGACGGCCAAGGTGATCTTAGGCGAGTCGCTATATTCGGACTCATGGCTTGAGCTGTAA
- a CDS encoding glycine cleavage system protein H produces MKPSPSALNLSATMEMDMAPHQVNRRSPGERSPCIWMQGGVVSRKFCKTNYACISCKFDKALGKAADRNRSGMQEGMGLTGKRGKIVSWKDKLRARPLSRRPCIHHMKGRIEFRACHHDYHCENCGFDQFYNDQFAVHTVVKPIDPMEVKGFMVPQGYYFHPGHAWVKVEDGARVRVGIDAFASGLLGPFDRIRSPLLGREVRQDRPDIVASRGKLEANILSPVSGIVVAVNPRLWEDGSLAGSDPYSEGWVMSVHSTGLRHDLKKLMIHRETEVFMETEVNDLYQLIEEVAGPLAADGGDLGTDIFGNMPALGWERLTRKFLRAA; encoded by the coding sequence GTGAAACCGAGTCCCTCCGCCTTGAACCTATCTGCGACCATGGAGATGGATATGGCGCCACATCAGGTAAACCGAAGATCACCCGGGGAACGGTCGCCTTGCATCTGGATGCAGGGCGGGGTGGTTTCCCGGAAGTTCTGCAAGACCAATTATGCGTGTATTTCCTGTAAATTCGACAAGGCCCTGGGAAAAGCCGCCGATCGGAACCGAAGCGGCATGCAGGAGGGGATGGGGCTCACGGGAAAACGGGGGAAGATCGTCTCCTGGAAGGACAAGTTGAGAGCAAGGCCCCTCTCCCGACGGCCGTGCATCCACCATATGAAGGGACGCATCGAATTCCGGGCGTGTCACCATGATTATCATTGTGAGAATTGCGGGTTTGATCAGTTCTATAATGATCAGTTTGCCGTTCACACGGTGGTCAAGCCGATTGATCCGATGGAAGTGAAAGGATTCATGGTTCCCCAGGGATACTATTTTCACCCGGGGCACGCGTGGGTCAAGGTGGAGGACGGGGCCCGGGTCCGGGTGGGCATCGATGCGTTCGCCTCAGGCCTCTTGGGCCCTTTTGACCGCATCCGGTCTCCCCTGCTGGGCCGGGAGGTCCGCCAGGACCGGCCGGATATTGTGGCGTCCCGGGGGAAACTTGAGGCAAACATCCTTTCCCCTGTCAGCGGGATCGTGGTGGCCGTCAACCCGAGGCTCTGGGAGGACGGGTCCCTGGCCGGCAGTGACCCCTATTCAGAAGGCTGGGTCATGAGCGTCCATTCCACGGGTCTTCGCCACGATCTCAAGAAATTGATGATTCACCGGGAAACCGAGGTCTTTATGGAAACCGAGGTGAACGACCTCTATCAGCTCATAGAAGAGGTCGCCGGGCCTCTTGCAGCGGACGGCGGGGACCTGGGGACGGATATTTTTGGAAATATGCCGGCCCTTGGATGGGAAAGACTGACCCGGAAATTTCTCAGAGCCGCTTAG
- a CDS encoding acetyl-CoA decarbonylase/synthase complex subunit gamma yields the protein MGLTGIQIFKLLPKTNCGECGVPTCLAFAMNLAAGKAELDSCPYVSDEARAQLAEASAPPIRPVAIGAGTRAFKTGGETVMFRHEKTFYNPTGLGAMVASDMDPAALDTKLKEWNALQFERVGLNLRPELVALKDAGDAAAFAAAAKKIATESEFNLVLMTENVDAMKAAVEACAFKKPLLYAATAANAEDMGNLAKEKGLPLAVKADNMDDLIALSDKLTGMGLKDLVLDSGAREIKPLLQDQVSIRRAALKAGNKSLGFPTITFPCEMASNLDMETLIASMLIAKYGGIAILSDFKGGSLFSLLLERLNIYTDPQRPMTVTEGIYEIGSPDENSPVLVTTNFSLTYFIVSGEIEGSRVPSWLLILDTEGLSVMTAWAAGKFSGDVVGMFVKKCGIADKVKHRKIIIPGYAASISGEMEEELPDWEILIGPRDASLIPKYLKDMAAK from the coding sequence ATGGGATTAACTGGAATTCAGATATTTAAGCTGTTGCCTAAAACGAACTGCGGGGAGTGCGGCGTACCCACATGCCTCGCCTTTGCCATGAATCTGGCCGCGGGCAAGGCGGAACTGGACAGCTGCCCGTATGTGTCGGATGAGGCCCGGGCCCAGTTGGCAGAGGCCTCTGCCCCGCCGATCCGGCCGGTTGCCATCGGGGCCGGCACAAGGGCGTTCAAGACGGGCGGCGAGACCGTCATGTTCAGGCATGAAAAAACCTTTTACAATCCGACCGGACTCGGGGCCATGGTCGCCTCGGATATGGACCCGGCCGCCCTGGATACCAAACTGAAGGAGTGGAACGCCCTTCAGTTTGAGAGGGTGGGCCTCAATCTGAGGCCCGAGCTGGTAGCCCTGAAGGATGCGGGCGATGCGGCGGCGTTTGCGGCTGCTGCCAAGAAGATCGCCACGGAGAGCGAATTCAATTTGGTGCTCATGACAGAGAACGTTGACGCCATGAAGGCTGCGGTGGAGGCCTGCGCATTCAAAAAGCCGCTTCTGTACGCAGCGACCGCGGCCAATGCCGAAGACATGGGGAACCTGGCAAAAGAAAAGGGACTCCCCCTGGCCGTTAAGGCGGACAATATGGATGATTTGATCGCCCTCAGCGATAAGCTGACGGGGATGGGGCTGAAGGATCTGGTGCTCGATTCAGGGGCCAGGGAGATCAAACCGCTCCTGCAGGATCAGGTGTCCATCCGAAGGGCCGCACTCAAGGCCGGCAACAAGTCCCTCGGGTTTCCCACCATCACCTTCCCCTGTGAAATGGCGAGCAACCTGGACATGGAGACCCTCATTGCGTCCATGCTGATCGCCAAATACGGAGGGATCGCCATCCTCTCGGATTTCAAGGGTGGAAGTCTCTTTTCCCTCCTCCTGGAGCGGTTGAATATCTACACAGACCCGCAACGTCCCATGACCGTTACAGAGGGGATCTACGAGATCGGTTCGCCGGACGAGAATTCTCCGGTCCTGGTGACCACCAACTTCTCTCTGACCTACTTTATCGTCAGCGGTGAAATAGAAGGGAGCCGGGTGCCGAGCTGGCTGCTGATCCTGGATACGGAAGGCCTATCGGTCATGACCGCATGGGCCGCAGGAAAATTCTCCGGAGACGTGGTGGGCATGTTTGTGAAGAAGTGCGGCATCGCCGACAAGGTGAAGCACCGGAAGATCATCATCCCCGGCTACGCCGCCTCCATCAGCGGCGAGATGGAAGAGGAACTGCCTGACTGGGAAATTCTAATCGGGCCCAGGGACGCCTCTCTGATACCCAAATACCTCAAGGACATGGCAGCAAAGTAG
- a CDS encoding glycine cleavage system protein H, whose translation MAEEIKKGRRSEIGYGSSYRKGADQDLTAGSDIPTVLGGQVWMVKPDKRAVTSHPCIWMQAGAVEFKNCNNFFDCTTCKYDLGMRGKVKKGKQISWQDAMRKRPGLNRVCRHSLTGRVASRACAYDYACSTCDFDQFFEDVWSMKTKTIPYETQQVKGFNVPMGYYFHNGHTWARIESGGCIRVGMDDFALKLLGRADVMDLPLMGKEVDKDRPGWGLKRKENDAEVLSPVNGVIMEVNAALSERPGLANENPYEEGWVFMIRTPDVKKAVNALMADADTITWMDHEIGKLETMVAEVAGPLAADGGYLADDIFGNLPGLGWQNLTRTFLKT comes from the coding sequence ATGGCCGAAGAGATCAAGAAGGGCAGAAGAAGCGAGATCGGGTACGGGTCTTCATACAGGAAAGGGGCTGACCAGGATTTAACCGCCGGGTCGGATATCCCCACTGTCCTGGGAGGCCAGGTATGGATGGTTAAACCGGATAAGCGGGCGGTTACAAGCCATCCCTGCATCTGGATGCAGGCCGGTGCCGTGGAATTCAAGAATTGCAACAATTTCTTTGACTGCACCACCTGTAAGTATGATCTGGGGATGCGGGGGAAGGTGAAGAAAGGAAAACAGATTAGCTGGCAGGACGCCATGCGGAAACGGCCCGGTCTGAACCGGGTGTGCAGGCACAGCCTGACCGGCCGCGTCGCCAGCCGCGCCTGCGCCTATGACTACGCCTGTTCCACGTGTGATTTCGATCAGTTTTTCGAGGACGTGTGGAGCATGAAGACCAAGACGATTCCCTACGAGACGCAACAGGTAAAAGGTTTCAATGTTCCGATGGGATATTATTTTCATAACGGACACACATGGGCCAGGATCGAAAGTGGCGGATGTATCCGGGTGGGGATGGATGATTTTGCCTTGAAACTTCTGGGAAGGGCCGACGTCATGGATCTTCCCCTCATGGGTAAGGAGGTGGACAAGGATCGCCCGGGTTGGGGACTGAAGCGGAAAGAGAATGACGCGGAGGTCCTTTCGCCGGTAAACGGGGTGATCATGGAAGTGAATGCGGCATTGAGTGAAAGGCCCGGGCTTGCCAATGAGAACCCCTACGAAGAGGGGTGGGTTTTTATGATACGGACGCCCGACGTTAAGAAGGCCGTCAACGCCCTTATGGCAGATGCTGACACCATCACCTGGATGGACCATGAGATCGGGAAACTGGAAACCATGGTGGCAGAGGTCGCAGGGCCGCTGGCCGCGGACGGGGGGTATCTTGCCGATGACATCTTTGGAAATCTCCCAGGGTTGGGCTGGCAAAATCTCACCAGGACCTTCCTCAAGACGTGA
- the cdhC gene encoding CO dehydrogenase/CO-methylating acetyl-CoA synthase complex subunit beta, protein MSKLVAFAAIQGAYNIVSKAEGTYKRALETYGGSQKLEFPNTAYFLPIIYSLTGIKVTDLDSAKKPLEFARSLLPPHVKKDCHLPYLGPLLDAGMGAIFAEEISEAIRYVEDPDFYQPEVEDPDVDNGKIWLGAADDAIMRKRGVEFVDGTAPGFAAIVGAAPDSATAKKMAEEYQLKTIYVFMAANQNNTTFTEQLLEQKVQIGWNTRLVPFGPDISAAVFALGFANRAGMSFGGIQPGDYKKMLAYQKNRIFAFVNALGDVNAEWAANAAGCVNWGFPTIADTDIPEILPTGVCTYEHVVANVGHDEMPQRSIEIRGLKVSITQIDIPLAYGPAFEGERVRKDDLYMEMGGGKTQCTELCKMADMNAIEDGKTEVIGPDVKDVKKGDRLPLGIFVQVAGREMQADFEPILERQIHHLINYAQGIMHIGQRDISWIRVGEPAIEKGFTLKDIGTILHAKFHQDFGSILDKVQVTLYTKKEDVDKLTKTARAEYKARDERVESMTDESVETFYSCTLCQSFAPSHVCMVSPERTGLCGAYNWMDCKASFEINPTGPNQPVKKGEVLDPVLGQFKGVNDFVFKASRQTVDHYNFYSIVHDPMTTCGCCECIAAVLPGCNGVMTVHRDYTGETPCGMKFTTLAGVMGGGQSSPGFVGHGKFNITQRKFIAGDGGLLRMVWMPKSLKEEIKERLMKRGEELGVPDLYDRIADETVGIDEESVMAFLKEKDHPALKMDPIVG, encoded by the coding sequence ATGTCAAAATTAGTAGCGTTTGCGGCCATTCAAGGCGCTTACAATATTGTCTCAAAGGCGGAAGGGACCTACAAGCGGGCCCTGGAAACCTACGGCGGAAGCCAGAAGCTGGAGTTTCCCAATACCGCCTATTTTTTACCCATTATATATTCTCTGACCGGGATCAAGGTGACGGATCTGGATTCGGCGAAAAAACCCCTGGAATTTGCACGGAGCCTGTTGCCGCCCCATGTGAAAAAGGACTGCCACCTTCCCTACCTGGGACCCCTCCTGGATGCAGGGATGGGGGCGATTTTTGCCGAGGAGATCTCAGAGGCCATCCGGTATGTGGAAGACCCGGATTTTTATCAACCCGAGGTGGAAGACCCGGATGTGGACAACGGCAAGATCTGGCTGGGTGCGGCCGATGACGCCATCATGAGAAAACGGGGCGTGGAGTTCGTGGACGGCACGGCCCCGGGGTTTGCCGCCATCGTGGGCGCGGCCCCCGATTCGGCCACCGCCAAGAAGATGGCCGAGGAGTATCAGCTCAAGACCATCTATGTTTTTATGGCCGCCAATCAGAACAACACCACCTTCACGGAGCAGCTCCTGGAGCAGAAGGTCCAGATCGGCTGGAACACCCGTCTGGTCCCCTTTGGGCCGGATATCTCCGCTGCGGTGTTCGCCCTCGGTTTTGCCAACCGGGCGGGCATGTCCTTCGGCGGCATCCAGCCGGGAGACTATAAGAAGATGCTGGCCTATCAGAAAAACCGCATCTTTGCGTTCGTCAACGCTCTGGGCGACGTCAATGCCGAGTGGGCGGCCAATGCGGCCGGATGCGTGAACTGGGGATTTCCCACCATCGCGGATACGGATATTCCGGAGATCCTGCCTACAGGCGTCTGCACCTATGAACACGTGGTGGCCAACGTGGGTCACGATGAAATGCCCCAGAGATCCATCGAGATTCGCGGGCTCAAGGTGAGCATCACGCAGATCGACATCCCCTTGGCCTACGGCCCGGCCTTCGAAGGCGAGCGGGTCCGAAAAGACGACCTCTATATGGAGATGGGCGGCGGCAAGACCCAGTGCACCGAGTTGTGCAAGATGGCGGATATGAACGCCATAGAAGACGGTAAGACAGAGGTCATCGGTCCTGACGTCAAGGACGTGAAAAAGGGAGACAGGCTCCCACTGGGGATTTTCGTTCAGGTGGCCGGCCGGGAGATGCAGGCCGACTTCGAGCCGATCCTGGAACGGCAGATCCACCACCTCATCAACTATGCCCAGGGCATTATGCACATCGGGCAGCGGGATATCTCCTGGATCCGGGTAGGTGAGCCGGCCATCGAGAAGGGATTTACCCTCAAGGATATCGGGACCATCCTTCACGCCAAGTTTCATCAGGACTTCGGGAGCATCCTGGATAAGGTCCAGGTGACCCTGTATACGAAGAAGGAAGACGTGGATAAGCTCACGAAGACCGCCAGGGCCGAATACAAGGCCAGGGATGAGCGGGTGGAGAGCATGACGGACGAGAGTGTGGAGACCTTTTATTCCTGCACCCTCTGCCAGTCCTTTGCCCCGAGCCATGTCTGCATGGTGAGCCCGGAGCGGACCGGACTGTGCGGCGCCTACAACTGGATGGACTGCAAGGCCTCCTTTGAGATCAATCCCACAGGTCCCAACCAGCCCGTGAAAAAGGGCGAGGTCTTGGACCCGGTATTGGGGCAGTTCAAAGGGGTGAACGACTTCGTGTTCAAGGCCTCTCGGCAGACGGTCGACCACTACAACTTTTACAGCATTGTCCATGACCCCATGACCACCTGCGGCTGCTGTGAGTGCATTGCCGCGGTGCTTCCGGGGTGCAACGGGGTCATGACGGTTCACCGGGACTACACCGGCGAGACCCCGTGCGGAATGAAATTTACCACCCTGGCCGGGGTCATGGGGGGGGGACAGTCCTCGCCCGGCTTCGTGGGTCATGGTAAATTCAATATCACCCAGCGCAAGTTCATCGCAGGGGACGGCGGGCTCCTTCGCATGGTCTGGATGCCCAAATCGCTCAAAGAGGAGATCAAGGAGCGGCTCATGAAGCGGGGAGAAGAGCTTGGGGTCCCCGATTTATATGACAGAATCGCGGATGAGACCGTGGGCATTGACGAGGAATCGGTCATGGCCTTTCTCAAGGAAAAGGACCATCCGGCCTTGAAGATGGACCCGATCGTAGGGTAA
- a CDS encoding (Fe-S)-binding protein, translated as MELTQNQIDYCMECGVCTGSCPVSRVLPSFSPRQMIKRAMKEPDGDLSGAHEIWACLSCARCSTRCPVEIDFPEFIRSFRQKARRTGNLPFESHHGMLQSIAGLQTGEVRQRRTDWAGETGVFSDQGEYFYFVGCLPYFNVIFNYLDISPLQSARGVLTILNRMGITPVISNEERCCGHDALWSGNEETFRKLAERNMEVIASSGAKTVLFSCPEGYTTFKTHYPKYFGELPFETLHMTEFLARELPGSGLSFKPSQNGALTFHDPCRLGRGAGLYEQPRELLKLIPESRLVEMGRNRENALCCGTSAWMECSNCSKAMRIERLDEALQTGADTLITACPKCHIHLSCARNTAELDLKVTDLYVYLSEGLSESNNG; from the coding sequence ATGGAGCTTACTCAAAACCAGATCGATTACTGCATGGAATGCGGGGTATGCACCGGGAGCTGCCCGGTCAGCAGGGTGCTTCCTTCTTTTTCGCCCCGTCAGATGATCAAACGGGCCATGAAGGAACCGGACGGAGATCTTTCCGGGGCCCATGAGATATGGGCGTGCCTGAGCTGTGCACGATGCAGCACAAGGTGCCCGGTCGAGATCGATTTCCCCGAATTCATCCGGTCCTTCCGGCAGAAGGCCCGGCGGACCGGGAATCTCCCTTTTGAGAGTCATCACGGTATGCTGCAATCCATTGCCGGGCTCCAGACGGGTGAAGTCCGACAGCGGCGCACGGATTGGGCCGGGGAAACGGGCGTTTTTTCAGACCAAGGAGAGTATTTCTATTTTGTGGGGTGTCTTCCCTATTTTAACGTTATCTTTAACTACCTGGATATATCACCGCTCCAGAGCGCACGGGGGGTCCTCACCATTCTCAACAGGATGGGGATTACCCCTGTTATCAGCAATGAAGAACGGTGCTGCGGGCATGATGCCTTATGGAGCGGAAATGAGGAGACCTTCCGCAAATTGGCCGAACGCAATATGGAGGTAATCGCCTCCTCAGGGGCCAAGACCGTCCTCTTCAGTTGCCCTGAAGGATATACCACCTTTAAGACACATTATCCCAAATATTTTGGGGAACTCCCGTTTGAAACCCTTCATATGACCGAATTCCTGGCCCGTGAACTGCCGGGCTCCGGGCTTTCTTTCAAGCCTTCCCAAAACGGCGCGTTAACCTTTCACGATCCATGCCGGCTGGGCAGGGGGGCAGGTCTCTATGAGCAACCTCGAGAACTGTTGAAACTGATCCCGGAAAGCCGCCTGGTGGAGATGGGCCGCAACAGAGAAAATGCACTGTGCTGCGGCACCAGTGCGTGGATGGAGTGCTCCAACTGCTCAAAGGCCATGCGCATTGAGCGGCTGGATGAGGCGTTGCAGACCGGGGCCGATACGCTGATAACCGCCTGTCCCAAGTGCCACATTCATCTCTCCTGCGCCCGGAACACGGCTGAATTGGATCTGAAGGTGACAGATTTGTACGTCTACCTCTCAGAGGGGCTGTCGGAGAGCAATAATGGATGA
- a CDS encoding Mrp/NBP35 family ATP-binding protein, with protein MENAACNTPGDFERAQQDKMIEANLGRIGRKILVMSGKGGVGKSTVAAYLALLLSQNGSRVGLLDVDLHGPTIARLMNVQGGFDMSEEGVVRPYRFSDTLRIVTLEMMLGDKDTAVIWRGPMKISAIRQFISDIEWGDLDYLLVDSPPGTGDEPLTVAQTIPDAEAVIVTTPQEISLADVRKSINFCRQVDMKILGVVENMSGLICSGCGETVPMFGTGGGELMASQMGVPFLGRIPMDGGMVVSGDRGDLKTLMARSDLEINAAYKKILEKFGPTQPVN; from the coding sequence ATGGAAAATGCTGCATGCAACACCCCCGGCGATTTTGAGCGTGCCCAGCAGGACAAGATGATTGAGGCCAATCTTGGACGCATCGGCCGGAAGATATTGGTGATGAGCGGAAAGGGCGGGGTGGGGAAAAGTACGGTGGCCGCCTATCTTGCCCTCCTCTTGAGCCAAAACGGCAGCCGGGTCGGGCTCCTGGATGTGGACCTGCACGGCCCCACCATTGCGAGGCTCATGAACGTTCAGGGCGGTTTTGATATGAGCGAAGAAGGGGTGGTCAGGCCCTACCGCTTCTCCGACACCCTCCGCATCGTCACCCTGGAGATGATGCTTGGAGACAAGGATACGGCGGTGATCTGGCGGGGACCGATGAAGATCAGCGCCATCCGGCAGTTCATCTCTGATATTGAATGGGGAGACCTCGATTATCTGCTGGTGGATTCGCCGCCGGGCACCGGAGATGAGCCGTTGACCGTGGCACAGACGATCCCTGATGCAGAGGCGGTTATTGTGACCACCCCCCAGGAGATCAGCCTGGCGGACGTCCGGAAATCGATTAATTTCTGCCGACAGGTGGACATGAAGATCCTGGGGGTCGTGGAAAACATGAGCGGTCTGATATGCTCAGGTTGCGGTGAGACCGTGCCGATGTTCGGGACGGGCGGCGGCGAACTCATGGCCTCCCAGATGGGGGTTCCCTTTCTGGGCCGGATCCCCATGGATGGGGGAATGGTGGTTTCAGGCGACAGAGGGGATCTCAAGACCCTCATGGCCAGATCGGATCTGGAGATAAACGCCGCCTACAAAAAGATACTGGAAAAGTTTGGTCCGACCCAGCCAGTGAATTGA
- a CDS encoding archaemetzincin family Zn-dependent metalloprotease — protein sequence MSASNKNTILISPLCELNPLLAGHICREVTRVFGYPTEIHPLLSDVEFVMDQDRLQYHSTPILERLAQAAPPNALKVLAIVAVDLFIPILTHVYGEAQLGGRACVVSTFRLREGLLPASHPEDLRFRLVKEAVHELGHTFSLHHCKDPSCIMHYCRSVKDVDKKSMELCRYCRILLNDEIKRNSGIEELRN from the coding sequence TTGAGCGCATCCAATAAGAACACTATTCTCATTTCCCCCCTGTGCGAACTGAACCCTCTGCTCGCAGGCCACATCTGCAGGGAGGTCACTCGGGTGTTCGGATATCCGACGGAAATCCATCCCCTCCTGAGCGACGTCGAATTTGTCATGGACCAGGATCGGCTCCAGTATCATTCCACGCCCATCCTCGAAAGGCTTGCCCAGGCGGCCCCGCCCAACGCACTGAAGGTGTTGGCCATTGTGGCGGTGGATCTCTTTATCCCCATCCTTACCCATGTCTATGGCGAGGCCCAGTTGGGCGGACGGGCATGCGTGGTCTCCACCTTTCGGCTCAGAGAGGGGCTATTGCCGGCCAGCCATCCAGAGGATTTGCGTTTCCGGCTTGTGAAGGAGGCGGTTCATGAGCTTGGACATACCTTTTCGCTCCACCACTGTAAGGATCCCTCCTGTATCATGCATTACTGCCGTAGTGTAAAGGATGTGGACAAGAAGTCTATGGAACTCTGCCGCTATTGCAGGATCTTGCTGAACGATGAGATAAAGAGAAATTCGGGAATTGAGGAATTGAGGAATTGA